The following proteins are encoded in a genomic region of Drosophila willistoni isolate 14030-0811.24 chromosome 3R, UCI_dwil_1.1, whole genome shotgun sequence:
- the LOC6647105 gene encoding serologically defined colon cancer antigen 8 homolog isoform X3 encodes MKSSKGISKKSKTMDYTNYAYNEAVGRLKVMLADNSYSTPKLGGSSGYLRNFNEDSADNFSDNLSAIERPVYSDISKYLSPSQKSRMSSYRPKKSYGPTLNSTYLSASKENLAALYSNTPPSVLPNESVAAPVEIFNFIEKQEDYIEQLEKESKYCRSELTNLLGKVKDVINENEQLTENARTEFSAMDAGGGNKSKSQSNIATTSPSSDSDDHLAFGRKTAPSTPRKSNLKVQSPRYASAPNIVYEARISELEAELMQANIDLKRVKTENEELKRKMSYTDPLTAMVPVGGNCEAHRKQLEQLQQDKVMLEESVHQLQRLLDEAKSQGHAGASSKRYVQDLMQMERSQAELEVRHLRDELDRQHERVRELQHEMARRLAEERASAERRYNSQVDQLGGDLSSQWEQVTKLQLELERQKRYETDLKRDVANRNSQIEELKMELRANRTTFLADMAQVNAEKQSLEQEITSLRLQLDRAARETKTEAARLNAEINSLRQRLDRGDADLLHSKREILRLNDEIANLEKELAYGELKNEIRPTKKDLDKRISEMQDKHAETVNELEEMITSQKQLMDKLTSECKTLTGKLEDTTYRHKTRDAINNSNYCSGKRKRKHVHFAN; translated from the exons ATGAAATCCTCAAAGGGCATAAGCAAGAAAAGCAAGACCATGGACTATACAAATTATGCCTACAATGAGGCTGTGGGTCGATTAAAGGTAATGCTGGCCGATAATTCATATTCCACGCCCAAATTAGGTGGTAGTTCGGGGTATTTGCGAAATTTCAACGAGGATTCTGCAGATAATTTTTCGGACAATTTATCG GCCATAGAGCGACCTGTATATTCGGATATATCCAAATACTTATCGCCTAGTCAGAAATCTCGTATGAGCTCCTATCGTCCAAAGAAGAGCTATGGCCCAACTTTAAATTCTACCTACCTTTCGGCGTCCAAAGAAAATCTGGCTGCTCTTTATTCGAATACTCCGCCATCAGTTCTTCCTAACGAAAGTGTTGCAGCTCCTGtggaaatatttaattttattgaaaaacaaGAAGACTATATTGAGCAATTGGAGAAGGAATCGAAGTACTGTCGTAGTGAGTTAACCAACTTGTTGGGAAAAGTAAAAGACGTAATCAATGAGAACGAACAATTGACGGAAAATGCTCGCACTGAGTTTTCCGCAATGGACGCTGGAGGGGGAAACAAGTCAAAATCTCAGAGTAATATTGCAACTACTAGTCCTTCATCGGATAGTGATGACCATTTGGCCTTTGGAAGAAAAACGGCGCCAAGTACAccgagaaaatcaaatctAAAGGTGCAATCACCACGCTATGCCAGTGCGCCGAATATTGTGTACGAAGCCCGAATAAGTGAGCTGGAGGCAGAGTTGATGCAGGCAAACATTGACTTAAAGCGTGTAAAGACAGAAAATGAGgagttaaaaagaaaaatgtccTACACAGATCCTCTCACAGCAATGGTGCCTGTCGGAGGCAATTGTGAGGCTCATCGCAAGCAACTAGAGCAATTGCAACAGGACAAAGTGATGTTGGAGGAAAGTGTCCATCAGTTGCAGCGTTTGCTGGACGAGGCAAAGTCTCAGGGGCATGCAGGTGCTAGCTCTAAGCGTTATGTACAGGACCTTATGCAGATGGAACGATCGCAGGCCGAACTCGAGGTCCGTCATCTTCGAGACGAACTTGACCGTCAGCACGAGAGAGTTCGTGAACTGCAGCATGAGATGGCACGACGATTGGCAGAAGAGCGAGCCAGTGCCGAGCGACGTTACAACAGTCAGGTGGATCAGTTGGGTGGCGATCTGAGCAGTCAGTGGGAACAAGTGACTAAGCTtcagctggagctggagcgtCAGAAACGTTACGAAACGGACCTAAAGCGCGATGTGGCCAATCGAAACTCACAGATAGAGGAATTGAAGATGGAACTAAGGGCCAATAGGACTACGTTCCTGGCCGATATGGCACAGGTAAATGCCGAAAAGCAGTCACTGGAGCAGGAGATAACTTCTTTGCGTTTGCAATTGGATCGAGCGGCTAGAGAAACGAAAACGGAGGCAGCTCGTCTAAATGCAGAGATAAACTCATTGCGTCAGCGTTTGGATCGCGGCGATGCAGATTTGTTGCATTCAAAGCGAGAAATCTTACGCCTAAACGATGAGATAGCCAATTTGGAAAAGGAG TTGGCTTATGGAGAATTGAAAAATGAAATACGACCCACCAAAAAGGATTTGGATAAACGTATATCAGAAATGCAGGATAAGCATG CGGAAACGGTAAATGAGCTCGAAGAAATGATAACCTCACAGAAGCAACTCATGGATAAACTAACAAGTGAATGTAAAACTTTAACGGGCAAGTTAGAGGATACAACCTACAGACACAa AACCAGAGATGCCATTAACAATAGCAACTATTGCTCAGGCAAACGAAAACGTAAACATGTACATTTCGCCAATTGA